A genomic window from Hemiscyllium ocellatum isolate sHemOce1 unplaced genomic scaffold, sHemOce1.pat.X.cur. scaffold_752_pat_ctg1, whole genome shotgun sequence includes:
- the LOC132814209 gene encoding B-cell receptor CD22-like: MKYLGADTDQEILHPAVTSPRSLPMKWFLLLSLLLPSVCDKPRDFQIVHSVNGDDKRDLTSVNERDTVNISCTSQNSDPAVSGYSWYRHTQNKPVSGQILLFESITKDDSGNYQCEARNNVGTGRSHTITIRVQYGPRNVEIISEDTVKEGTEITLTCRGEANPPVHTYSWRKMCNRQRKDLRENTDTIRIQPTRNDTSCSYICTAGNSVSSRDSTPKHINVQYGPGDVTIVRNEPQGEVKEGDRVTLTCNSRSNPGALYTWYKDSVNSAANKGTGNILTIRSITPTESGDYYCKAENVIGRQTSKSFRIEVLYAPRNVKVSISPSDSAIHEGDNITLSCTSDSNPPTSWYKWVRRQGEETEPLESSERDLTLYRITPKQEGVYSCEAGNTVGANRSDGRRIAFGNNRGESLHVILILGIRAGIFIVAVVLTVAGVCVCEGETVKGS; encoded by the exons GTCTTTGCCAATGAAGTGGTTCCTCCTCTTGTCACTGCTCCTGCCTTCAGTCTGTG ATAAACCGAGAGATTTTCAGATTGTACACAGTGTGAATGGTGACGATAAGAGAGATTTAACGTCTGTGAATGAGCGGGACACTGTGAATATTAGCTGTACCAGTCAGAACAGTGACCCTGCAGTCTCAGGGTACAGCTGGTACAGACACACTCAGAACAAGCCAGTCAGCGGGCAGATACTGCTGTTTGAAAGCATCACCAAGGACGACAGTGGGAATTATCAATGTGAGGCTAGAAACAACGTTGGGACAGGGAGAtcacacaccatcaccatcagagTGCAGT acggACCGAGAAACGTGGAGATTATTTCTGAGGATACAGTGAAGGAGGGGACCGAGATCACGTTAACGTGTCGAGGTGAAGCCAACCCCCCGGTTCATACCTACAgctggaggaaaatgtgcaacAGACAACGGAAAGATCTGCGAGAAAATACCGACACGATTAGGATTCAACCCACCAGGAATGATACATCTTGTAGCTACATCTGTACAGCAGGGAATTCTGTCAGCTCCCGGGATTCTACACCCAAACACATTAATGTACAGT ATGGTCCTGGAGATGTTACCATTGTTCGcaatgagccacagggagaggtgaaggaggGAGACCGGGTTACCCTGACCTGTAACTCCAGGAGTAATCCAGGAGCTCTCTACACCTGGTATAAGGACAGTGTGAACTCAGCAGCTAACAAGGGGACAGGGAACATCCTGACCATTCGCTCCATCACCCCAACGGAATCTGGAGATTATTACTGCAAAGCGGAAAACGTTATTGGAAGACAAACTTCAAAGAGCTTCAGGATTGAGGTGCTCT ATGCCCCTCGGAATGTGAAGGTGTCGATCTCTCCATCGGACAGTGCGATACACGAAGGTGACAACATCACCCTGAGCTGTACCAGCGACAGTAACCCCCCAACCAGCTGGTACAAGTGGGtacggagacagggagaggagactGAGCCTCTGGAATCATCTGAGAGAGACCTGACCTTGTACAGAATCACTCCCAAACAGGAGGGTGTGTACTCCTGTGAGGCGGGGAACACTGTTGGTGCCAACAGGTCGGACGGTCGCAGGATAGCGTTTGGGA ATAACAGAGGAGAGAGTCTGCATGTGATCCTGATCCTGGGAATACGAGCTGGGATATTCATTGTAGCTGTTGTTctcactgttgctggtgtttgtgtctgtgaggGGGAAACTGTTAAAGGAAGCTGA